A region of Ictalurus furcatus strain D&B chromosome 1, Billie_1.0, whole genome shotgun sequence DNA encodes the following proteins:
- the csnk2a1 gene encoding casein kinase II subunit alpha, with protein MSGPVSSRSRVYPDVNTQRPREYWDYESHVVEWGNQDDYQLVRKLGRGKYSEVFEAINITNNEKVVVKILKPVKKKKIKREIKILENLRGGPNIITLLDIVKDPVSRTPALVFEHVNNTDFKQLYQTLSDYDIRFYMYEILKALDYCHSMGIMHRDVKPHNVMIDHEHRKLRLIDWGLAEFYHPNQEYNVRVASRYFKGPELLVDYQMYDYSLDMWSLGCMLASMIFRKEPFFHGHDNYDQLVRIAKVLGTEDLYDYIDKYNIELDPRFNDILGRHSRKRWERFVHSENQHLVSTEALDFLDKLLRYDHQARLTAREAMDHPYFYPIVKDQGRGATATGMAASSTPVSSSSMMAGITSMAASTQPIGSIAAGSPVISAPNTLATQVPAATGAQP; from the exons ATGTCTGGTCCTGTCTCAAGCCGCTCTCGAGTTTACCctgatgtaaacacacagagaccAAGAGAGTACTGGGATTATGAGTCCCATGTGGTAGAGTGGGG AAATCAGGATGACTACCAGCTTGTGCGAAAGCTAGGGCGAGGAAAGTACAGTGAAGTGTTTGAAGccataaacattacaaacaatgAGAAAGTCGTGGTGAAAATACTGAAG cccgtgaaaaagaagaaaatcaaGCGAGAAATAAAAATTCTTGAGAACCTAAGAGGAGGCCCCAATATCATAACTCTTTTAGATATCGTCAAGGATcctgtg TCTCGGACACCAGCTCTTGTTTTTGAGCATGTAAACAACACAGATTTCAAG CAATTGTATCAAACATTATCAGATTATGACATCCGCTTCTACATGTATGAAATTCTGAAG GCTCTAGACTACTGTCACAGCATGGGAATTATGCACAGGGATGTCAAACCACACAATGTCATGATAGACCATGAGCACAGAAAG CTTCGTCTGATAGACTGGGGTTTGGCCGAGTTTTACCATCCAAACCAGGAGTACAATGTGCGAGTCGCTTCCAGGTACTTCAAAGGTCCTGAGCTGCTTGTTGACTACCAG ATGTATGACTACAGTTTGGACATGTGGAGTTTGGGTTGCATGCTGGCCAGTATGATCTTCAGGAAGGAACCTTTTTTCCATGGACATGACAACTATGACCAG CTTGTACGGATTGCAAAGGTCTTAGGCACAGAAGACCTGTATGACTACATCGACAAATACAACATTGAACTGGACCCACGCTTTAATGACATTTTGGGAAG GCATTCGCGTAAGCGATGGGAGCGCTTTGTGCATAGTGAGAACCAGCACCTCGTGAGCACTGAGGCTCTGGACTTCCTGGACAAGCTGCTGCGTTACGACCACCAGGCTCGCCTTACTGCACGTGAGGCCATGGATCACCCCTACTTCT ACCCCATTGTGAAGGACCAGGGTAGAGGAGCTACTGCTACTGGAATGGCTGCTAGCTCCACTCCAGTCAGCTCCTCTAGCATGAtggcag GCATCACCTCAATGGCAGCCAGCACACAGCCCATAGGCAGCATTGCAGCTGGCTCTCCTGTCATCTCTGCCCCCAACACGCTGGCTACACAAGTACCTGCCGCCACGGGAGCCCAACCTTAa